In Methanobacterium bryantii, the following proteins share a genomic window:
- a CDS encoding sodium:calcium antiporter: MNIDYMIFAFLLIILILSGALTTRSISKISLYLKLGHFAAGFIIMAIATSVPELVISITSAIEKIPELSLGTVLGSNVVNLSLVIGTATLIAGEINFKSNKIKKELTYPFFIALLPIILASDGILSRIDGIILIIIFITYFTLVFKRSDFEEEEDVVSKKQFIKNLIFFSLGLMALLISAKYLVDYTSIIASDIGIPVFLIGIILISFGTSLPELTFETISLLHGYKILAVGDLMGSTLSNSTLILGTVSIINPISIPDYSEFQIVSIFFIILISIFSLYLRSKSGLTRLRALLMIIIYIIFLLLTGFNMN; the protein is encoded by the coding sequence ATGAATATTGATTATATGATTTTTGCATTTCTTTTAATTATCTTAATTTTAAGCGGTGCTCTAACGACAAGATCAATATCTAAAATTTCATTATATCTTAAATTAGGTCATTTTGCGGCAGGATTTATAATAATGGCCATTGCAACCAGTGTACCTGAATTAGTAATTAGTATAACATCTGCTATAGAGAAAATACCTGAACTTTCTTTAGGAACAGTTTTAGGATCTAATGTAGTCAATTTGTCTTTAGTTATAGGCACAGCCACATTAATAGCTGGAGAAATTAATTTTAAGAGTAATAAAATTAAAAAAGAACTCACTTATCCCTTTTTTATAGCCCTCTTACCAATAATATTAGCTTCAGACGGAATTTTATCCCGTATTGATGGCATAATTTTAATTATCATTTTTATAACTTATTTCACTCTGGTTTTTAAGCGGTCAGATTTTGAAGAAGAGGAAGATGTAGTAAGCAAGAAACAGTTCATAAAAAACTTAATTTTCTTTTCATTAGGTTTAATGGCACTTTTAATCAGTGCAAAATATTTAGTTGATTATACCTCCATAATAGCATCTGATATTGGAATCCCTGTTTTTTTAATAGGAATCATATTGATTTCCTTTGGAACATCTCTTCCTGAACTCACATTCGAGACAATTTCGTTGTTACACGGCTACAAAATTCTGGCAGTAGGAGATTTGATGGGAAGTACTTTATCCAATTCTACTTTGATTTTGGGAACAGTATCAATTATAAATCCAATTTCAATCCCAGATTATAGTGAGTTTCAAATAGTTTCCATATTTTTTATAATTCTAATTTCTATTTTTAGCTTGTATTTAAGGAGTAAAAGTGGATTAACTCGTTTAAGAGCATTATTAATGATAATTATTTATATTATTTTTTTACTTTTAACAGGATTTAACATGAATTAA